One window of Aspergillus oryzae RIB40 DNA, chromosome 3 genomic DNA carries:
- a CDS encoding arylsulfotransferase family protein (predicted protein), with protein sequence MWHTNKVSFLNLFTLILGAVESSAQSSTQWPQQTFKSTPLEAPYLNVTKNGKTELGYLFFSPSNSNWSYPTIYQDDGQLVWRGPLVNTSAEQPQMLNGEPVLAYWNGANIKGFGFGSISILNSSYDEIYKVTLPGAEEKFVTVLDPVTYPSYIDIHESQITDQGTILVTAVNVTQMDLSSIGGPKDGWVQDGLFYEIDIKTNDVLFRWSTVEHLSEIPLSNNELPLDGKGTNKTTPYEYPHLNSVAKYGDSYLISSRFMCSFFFIDKNGNVTWHLHGQKGGDFTLTPGTSFCYQHDPRFESQTEDKITIHFHNNENADFTSETVMTTGMTIALDMKTKIVTLVDKLWDAEQPVYAESQGSYQNLTNGHVLMQHGAVPKLEEYDENGALVMRAWFGYHGGTKTYRGYRFPWVGKPRTKPDVAACSTEGKMVVYVSWNGATDVQEWKVLGGSEEGQMKKVTVVPRNGFETRIAVDEVVEKVVVEAVGGVGDGRRSEVVTVGQSC encoded by the exons ATGTGGCACACGAATAAGGTCAGCTTTCTTAACCTCTTCACCCTTATACTAGGGGCTGTGGAATCCTCTGCTCAATCTTCAACTCAATGGCCCCAACAAACCTTCAAGAGTACCCCACTCGAAGCACCATACCTAAACGTCACCAAGAATGGCAAGACAGAGCTGGGCTacctctttttctccccatCAAACAGTAACTGGAGCTATCCAACCATCTACCAAGATGACGGACAACTCGTCTGGCGAGGTCCATTGGTCAACACCTCAGCCGAACAGCCGCAAATGCTGAACGGCGAGCCCGTCCTCGCCTACTGGAATGGCGCGAACATTAAgggcttcggcttcggctcCATCAGCATCCTAAACAGCTCCTATGACGAGATCTACAAAGTCACCCTCCCAGGCGCGGAGGAGAAATTCGTCACCGTCCTGGACCCCGTGACATATCCCTCCTACATCGACATCCACGAAAGCCAGATCACAGACCAGGGAACAATCCTCGTAACAGCCGTAAACGTCACACAGATGGACCTCTCCTCAATTGGCGGACCCAAAGACGGCTGGGTGCAGGACGGTCTCTTCTACGAAATCGACATCAAGACCAACGATGTTCTCTTCCGCTGGAGTACCGTCGAGCATCTCTCCGAGATCCCTCTTTCCAACAACGAACTCCCTCTCGATGGTAAGGGGACGAATAAGACCACCCCATACGAATACCCGCACCTGAACTCGGTAGCCAAATACGGTGATTCCTACCTGATCTCCTCCCGATTCATGtgcagtttctttttcatcgACAAGAACGGCAACGTTACCTGGCATTTGCAC GGCCAAAAAGGCGGAGACTTCACTCTAACCCCAGGCACAAGCTTCTGCTACCAGCACGACCCACGCTTCGAAAGTCAAACAGAAGACAAAATAACCATCCACTTCCACAACAACGAAAACGCCGATTTCACGTCCGAAACCGTGATGACAACGGGCATGACCATCGCCCTAGAcatgaagacgaagatcgTAACCCTTGTCGACAAGCTCTGGGACGCTGAGCAGCCCGTCTACGCCGAGTCCCAGGGTAGCTATCAGAACCTGACGAACGGACACGTGCTGATGCAGCATGGCGCGGTTCCGAAGCTAGAGGAGTATGATGAGAACGGTGCGTTGGTTATGAGAGCCTGGTTCGGGTATCACGGCGGCACCAAGACGTACAGAGGCTATCGGTTCCCGTGGGTTGGGAAGCCGAGGACGAAGCCGGATGTGGCTGCTTGTTCTACGGAGGGGAAGATGGTGGTTTATGTTAGTTGGAATGGGGCGACGGATGTGCAGGAGTGGAAGGTTTTGGGTGGATCAGAGGAAGgacagatgaagaaggtcacaGTGGTGCCTAGAAATGGGTTTGAGACTCGAATTGCTGTGGatgaggtggtggagaaggttgttgttgaggctGTCGGTGGAGTGGGTGATGGGAGGAGATCGGAGGTCGTTACCGTTGGGCAGAGTTGTTGA
- a CDS encoding NmrA/HSCARG family protein (predicted protein) yields the protein MAPTVLVTGATGYQGFGTARHLLAAGIQVNALVRDPSKPKALELEQLGAKLCVGTFDDPDSLRAAVQGTLAVFLNVMPTFPDFSSELQHAKNVVNAAKEAGTVTSIIYSSVTMTGKHETFPGWGADYPMAWYWTSKAAIESLVRASGFRYWTILRPAFLMYNYLSPTADHMFPSLPSEHVFRTAYKPDSPMTILDPDDVGKFATAAILDPEMYNQHEIDLGAQALTPDEIARALSQASGKDIKVEFYTADKAASLSSVNPRITAQLWSNDVGYQVDMEALKKYPIKLTTFSEYLHREKCAVQKTFG from the coding sequence ATGGCGCCTACTGTTCTTGTAACTGGAGCCACTGGCTATCAAGGATTCGGGACCGCTCGACACCTCCTGGCCGCCGGGATACAAGTTAACGCCCTCGTCCGCGATCCATCTAAACCGAAAGCATTAGAACTAGAGCAACTAGGAGCCAAGCTATGCGTCGGCACCTTCGATGATCCCGATTCCTTAAGAGCAGCAGTCCAAGGAACCTTAGCAGTCTTCCTCAACGTGATGCCAACCTTTCCCGATTTCAGCTCGGAACTCCAGCACGCCAAAAACGTGGTCAAtgctgccaaagaagccgGCACGGTGACTTCTATCATTTATTCCAGTGTGACCATGACCGGCAAGCACGAGACATTTCCCGGATGGGGCGCAGATTATCCAATGGCTTGGTACTGGACTTCAAAGGCAGCTATTGAGTCCCTCGTGCGAGCCTCGGGTTTCAGATACTGGACGATTCTGCGCCCGGCTTTCTTGATGTATAATTACCTTTCCCCGACCGCGGATCATATGTTTCCGAGTTTGCCCAGTGAGCATGTCTTTCGCACGGCATATAAGCCAGATAGCCCCATGACTATCCTGGATCCTGATGATGTGGGGAAGTTTGCGACGGCGGCTATTCTGGATCCCGAGATGTATAATCAGCATGAAATCGACCTTGGTGCTCAGGCGTTGACTCCGGATGAAATTGCCAGGGCTTTGAGTCAGGCCAGCGGTAAGGATATCAAAGTCGAGTTCTACACGGCCGATAAGGCTGCATCGCTTTCCAGTGTGAACCCTAGGATTACTGCTCAACTGTGGTCAAACGACGTTGGGTATCAGGTGGATATGGAGGCTCTGAAAAAGTATCCTATTAAGCTTACTACCTTTTCTGAGTACCTTCACCGGGAGAAGTGCGCTGTGCAGAAGACATTTGGATAA
- a CDS encoding pantoate--beta-alanine ligase PAN6 (panthothenate synthetase): MAPELYVREKQVMGRSNRNGSRALGPKRATASSFFNNASMASPSLRQYSFQVFRDVPPLRQMRRQLVLDKKTVGFVPTMGALHEGHLSLIRQAAAENTDVFVSIFVNPTQFGVNEDLSSYPRTWDSDVAKLEQLNDEFARLGGDTGRITAILAPTSKVMYPASPPSSEVDGDGSFVTITPISRKLEGASRPVFFRGVATVCMKLFNIVQADRAYFGQKDVQQTVVIKRMVQDFHVDTEIKIGDTVREHDGLAMSSRNVYLGNRRRSVGLVLYNALKAAENTYNSGKLARSDILDAANCVTNQVLSEQQALSPSERALYEVDYISLADPDTLDEVESVDPAKGAIISGAVKMLPLEETKPGEDCGLGDGQVPVRLIDNLIFKPRA, from the exons ATGGCTCCAGAACTGTACGTAAGAGAAAAACAGGTGATGGGGCGGTCTAACCGAAACGGGAGCCGAGCGTTAGGCCCGAAGCGGGCAA CTGCCTCGTCTTTTTTCAACAACGCCTCAATGGCTTCCCCATCCCTCCGCCAGTACTCTTTCCAAGTCTTCCGCGATGTTCCTCCGCTTCGCCAAATGCGCCGGCAGCTAGTGCTGGATAAGAAGACCGTAGGGTTCGTTCCTACCATGGGGGCTCTTCACGAGGGCCATCTCTCGCTGATCCGACAAGCCGCGGCCGAAAACACCGACGTCTTCGTTAGCATCTTCGTCAACCCGACCCAATTCGGTGTCAATGAGGATCTTTCGAGCTATCCTCGCACCTGGGATAGCGATGTCGCCAAGTTGGAACAATTGAACGATGAATTTGCCCGTCTTGGTGGTGACACTGGTCGCATCACAGCCATCCTTGCCCCAACGTCGAAGGTCATGTACCCTGCATCGCCGCCTTCATCGGAAGTTGACGGTGATGGGTCTTTCGTTACAATAACCCCTATCTCAAGGAAGTTGGAGGGTGCATCCCGTCCGGTCTTCTTCCGGGGGGTTGCGACCGTTTGCATGAAGCTTTTTAATATCGTTCAAGCCGACCGTGCCTATTTCGGACAGAAAGACGTCCAGCAAACTGTGGTCATCAAGCGCATGGTGCAAGACTTCCACGTTGATACTGAAATCAAGATTGGCGACACGGTTCGCGAGCATGACGGGTTGGCGATGAGTTCGCGGAATGTGTACTTGGGAAACCGGAGACGTTCCGTTGGTCTCGTTCTCTACAATGCCCTGAAGGCTGCTGAAAACACATACAATTCCGGCAAGCTGGCGCGAAGTGACATTCTCGATGCCGCTAACTGTGTGACAAATCAAGTCTTGTCCGAACAGCAGGCGTTGTCGCCCTCTGAAAGGGCCCTTTATGAAGTCGACTACATATCCCTGGCCGATCCAGACACACTAGATGAGGTGGAGTCAGTTGACCCTGCCAAGGGAGCCATCATAAGCGGTGCTGTCAAGATGCTTCCTCTTGAAGAAACTAAGCCCGGTGAGGACTGTGGCTTAGGTGATGGACAGGTGCCTGTGAGACTTATCGACAATCTGATCTTTAAGCCTCGAGCTTGA